The following nucleotide sequence is from Archocentrus centrarchus isolate MPI-CPG fArcCen1 chromosome 18, fArcCen1, whole genome shotgun sequence.
AGACATGGAATGCACACTGATTTGttgacaaccattcatgctattttttggtttctttatttacttaaaCTCTAAACAGCCTCTGAAGTCTGTGTGGTTTCCCTCTTCATGCCGTGTACTTTGAGCTGGGTTGTGATAAGCACAGTGTCCAGAGTTCATCTGTGGATTTTACAATGTGTAGTTAAAGATTCACTTTTTTATCAGCAGGTTATTGCATGAAATGGAAATAAAGCTTTATTAACAAATATTTACATGATCTATCACCTGACAGTGATGTTGATtgcttttaataaaaaatggtCAGTGTCTCACTCTAAGTTATGGAACTGTATTTCTCCTTTCCACTGTTAAAAGACAGTCCAGTGTATCCtaaagaaggaaataaaaaaaagcaccaaagCACTTTTCCTTAGTGTTTAGGGAATTCAACTAGCTCATACGGTCATATACTGAACTGGTGACACTAGTCAACCTATTGAATTTGCTTAGTCTTCACTAAATATATGATACAAGTTGGggcacaaataaatataaactgcACTGTGACTGTTTGGTAAACACAGTGTGACCATATGACCAAATATCAGTCTTTTACAATTTCTAGTAAAGGTAAAACATTCTAACAAAGTTCAAACACATAATAATAAACGTAGAGTCATAAATTCTGCCAAAGTCCAAACTCTACAGTCTATATGAAGCAGAGTCTGATAGTTACTCTCGTCTTGAAACATTGACTGCTTCTGGGAATAAAAATGGCACAGAAAGGATTTCAGATGGATTCATATAAATTCTCTTGTTCCATTtgtttggatctactgaaggatccggtgactattccctgtggacacagctactgcatggactgtattaaaacacatttcGATAAAGAAGACAGCAAGGAAGtccacagctgccctcagtgtcagaaagcttttaCACCGAGGCCTGTCCTGATGAAGAGCACCATGTTAGCAGACTTTTTGgaagagctgaagaagactggactccaagctgctccgactggactccaagctgctccagctgatcactgctatgctggacctgaagatgtggcctgtgatgtctgcactgggaggaagctgaaagccATCAAGTCCTGTTTAGATTGCCCGGCCTCTTACTGTGAGAAACATCTCCAACCTCACTATGATGCAGCTCCATTGAAGAACCACAAGCTGGTGGCCCCCTCcaagaagctccaggagaacatctgctctcgtcatgatgaggtgatgaagattttctgtcgtactgatcagcagagtatctgttatctctgcGCAACGGATGAACATAAAGGCCATGAAACagtcccagctgcagcagaaaggactgagaagcagaaggagctcgaggtgagacgactaaacatccagcagagaatccaggaccgagagaaagatgtgaagctgcttcaacaggaggtggaggccatcaatGGCTCTGCTGATAAAGCAGTGGAGGACAGTGAGAAGATTTTGACTGAGCTGATCCGtctgatccagaaaagaagctctgatgtgaagcagcaggtcagatcccagcaggaaactgaagtgagtcgagtcaaagagcttcaggagaagctggagcaggagatcgctgagctgaagaggaaagacgccgagctggagcagctctcacacacagaggatcacaaccagtttctacacaactacccctcactgtcagcactcagtgagtctacacactcatccagcatcaatattggtcctctgaggtactttgaggatgtgacagcagctgtgtcagagaccagagataaactacaggacatcctgagagaggaatggaCAAACATCTTAGTGAGAGTTGCTGAAGTGGATGTTTTGCTGCCACCACCAGAGCCAAAGACCAGAGCtggattcttaaaatattcacatgaaatcacactggatccaaacacagcaaacagaaaGCTGTTATTATCTGAGGGGAACAGAAAAGCAATactaatgaaacaaaaacagtcttattctgatcatccagacagattcactTTCTATAATCAGGTCTTGAgtagagagagtctgactggacgttgttactgggaggtggagtggagaggggGAGGACTTTGTGTTTCAGTCGCATACAAGAGTATTGGTAGAGCATGGTACTCCGATGAATGTGTCTTTGGGGGAAATGACAAATCTTGGTCATTACGTTGTGATACAAACAGTTATACATATTACTTCAAGAATCTCCCAAATCCTGTCTCAGGTCCTCGGTcctccagagtaggagtgtacctggatcacagcgcaggtattctgtctttctacagtgtctctgaaaccatgactctcctccacagagtccagaccacattcactcagccgctCTATGCTGGACTTCTGCTTTTTGAATGTGGAGACTCTGCAGAGTTGGTTAAACTGAAATAGTCAGAAGTCATTGAGGGACAGTtggttaaaatgtgtgtttcagtttctttggtCTCCATCATTGTTGTGCTGTTTCTTCTCTGCACAGAGATCACCTGTCAGTCACTTTATGGCTGCTACTTTGACATCTTAAGCTTGATTTCTGCGTTGGGTTTTTGTGGGGCTGACGTACATGACCGGAAACCCTCTGTACTCTACACGGTAATCGCAATCCTTGCGATCCATGTTGACCCAACGTGTAGTTATGTTTCTCGAGAAGTGCACGTCAGGTTGTGTTGTAGGTTATGGTGTAGGGTTTAGAGGGTTTTTCTGTTGTGTACCTATTACCAAtgcagaagcataattcaggcCTTATCATTTGGTGTCCAGTTAATGATTTGTTTGGGTGATGctccttcctgtgtctgttaAGCCATGGAGGCTCTCACTGCTCATGATGGTTTTTATTCAGATAAACTGACTTTTGTCCTCATGAAAATTCAAACTTCTTTGTTCTCCAATGTTTCAGGAATATCTGTGTTGAAGATTTGTTTGATGTTGTTTCATGAGCCTTAATAGAGAAATCTATGTCACAGATTTTGTCCTCACTTTATAAACAAACACTAAATCTAATAATTACCTTTCATGTATTTGTAGTTGTTGTTCAAAATGATGTAATCTGTAATCATCAATCAGGACATCAGTCATTATTTGATTGTGCACAGCTGATAATCTGATTGAAACCACTGAACAAAAGTAATTTTTCAGACATACTGGTTTCATGCTTTTCTTTGTCACTGCTGTTGTTTGTACTGTTAATATCCTTCTGCtgataaacatatttattctatGTAAACATCACATGGCGTCAGTGTGGAGGGTATGATACTGTCAGATGGCATGTTGTAAGAACCCTTCAtggtaaatgtatttaaacctgCTGCATTTCCTATTAATGAGTCTGTTGTGATTTAATGGGTGGTGCTAACTTCCCCTCGCCACCTCTGCTGCAGAGATTTTTTGGAAACAATGAGCtacataaaaacactgaaaaaccaAAGAACAGAATTGTGatatgaatcttttttttaacttgatttaTTGTGACTGAAAACGTGAAAAACTGGGGTTTAAAGTGAGAAACATTTCTGAGCCTAAAATATGGAGGTGGTGAGTGCCAGacatttctctgtgttattttttGGTGAAATGCTCAATACATGAATTAATTTTAAacaatagaaatgtattttttaataaattactaTTTTGCAAATTGATGAATAGTCTTTAATAGAACTAGCACTGGTCATAATCATACTCAAGAATTACGTAGTATTAAAGTTTTAGTATGAAAATATAAACTACtcattatttattacattaCTGCATCATAATTATGCAATCATTAATGAGTATAACACCTGGGTGGGTGAGTAGCAGccaggtaaatggactggtactgaTATAATGCTTTTCTGCTTAATTTCAGAactcaaaacattttcttaCTAAAggctcattcacccattcacacacattcatacgaGTCCTTTGTAACCTAacttacacactcacacaccggtgaatgcatcaggggcaactcagggttcagtatcttgcccaggaGGCATCAGGGACTGGACATGAACATTCAGGTTTGTGCTAACACAATGTCACATTCTGCCATCCCAGTAAATTCACCCTGAAGACAGACCCCCAAGAGCTTCATGCCAGTaagcatgttaaagttcatgacagtagtAGAAAGTAGAAAATGGCTGAACAAATATGGTTTGTTTAGAAGAACTGCAGGAGGAGGCCTCTTCTCTTTTAaagaagaacatggcagcacagattaggcaaagctgcatctgaacaaacctcaGAAACAACGTCCTTTGGACAGAAGAGACCAGAGTgcagactgaaatgctgtgccAACAATGTAAAGCAGAATGAGCCAAACCCCCCCATAATGATGTGCCAGACTGATACTATTATACAGAAAAGGGTTATTTTGAgttattgctgattaaaaaaactaaaccaaaatttgttatataaataaagacaCAGTGTAATATATCATGTGCTGTAATTCATCTGAGGGTGTATTTACCTCCTCCCTTTAAGACCTGCAGATTAt
It contains:
- the LOC115797132 gene encoding tripartite motif-containing protein 16-like → MAQKGFQMDSYKFSCSICLDLLKDPVTIPCGHSYCMDCIKTHFDKEDSKEVHSCPQCQKAFTPRPVLMKSTMLADFLEELKKTGLQAAPTGLQAAPADHCYAGPEDVACDVCTGRKLKAIKSCLDCPASYCEKHLQPHYDAAPLKNHKLVAPSKKLQENICSRHDEVMKIFCRTDQQSICYLCATDEHKGHETVPAAAERTEKQKELEVRRLNIQQRIQDREKDVKLLQQEVEAINGSADKAVEDSEKILTELIRLIQKRSSDVKQQVRSQQETEVSRVKELQEKLEQEIAELKRKDAELEQLSHTEDHNQFLHNYPSLSALSESTHSSSINIGPLRYFEDVTAAVSETRDKLQDILREEWTNILVRVAEVDVLLPPPEPKTRAGFLKYSHEITLDPNTANRKLLLSEGNRKAILMKQKQSYSDHPDRFTFYNQVLSRESLTGRCYWEVEWRGGGLCVSVAYKSIGRAWYSDECVFGGNDKSWSLRCDTNSYTYYFKNLPNPVSGPRSSRVGVYLDHSAGILSFYSVSETMTLLHRVQTTFTQPLYAGLLLFECGDSAELVKLK